DNA from Lactobacillus sp. ESL0791:
GAAACCTGTGGTGCGGGTGGTTTTGCTTATGGTTTACGTTCGATCAAGGGCTTGTTAGAAATCGTTGAATATGTGCAAGAGTACGCACCGGATGCATGGATTCTGAATTATACCAATCCGGAAAGCTTGATTGCTGAGGCGGTTAGACGCAAGTTCCCGCATGCCAAAATGCTTAATGCTTGTGACATGACCATTTCAATTGAGGAAACGATCTGCCGCAATTTTGGCTATGACCGGAAAAATTGGATTGCCCAGTATTATGGTTTGAATCATTTTGGCTGGTACACCTCAATTTATGACAAGTCGCTGAAACGGGAAGTAATGCCAGAAATCATTGAGAAATTGCAAAAGCAACCAATGAAGGTCGCCTCGTTTAATGCCAATGATCAATCGTGGCAGAATGCCTGGAATATGCTGAGTGAAAATTTACGCTTGTTTCCCGATTATCTGCCTAATAATTACCTCGAATACTACCTGTTTCCAGACGTCGTGGTTAAGTCTAGCGATTCCAATTATACGCGGGCCAATTATGTGCTGGACACGCGGGTTAAAGAAAATCACCAATTAGCTGAAGAGCTGCGTGCAGGGCAAAGAGCTGATTTTGACTTTGATTTCGGTGAACACGGTAATTATATTGTCGACATGGCTGCGTCAATTTTGAATGACAGCCATGAACGGTTCATGTTGATTTTGCCAAACACGGGTTCAATTTCCAACTTGCGCCATGATGCGGTAGTTGAGGTTCCGGCTTATGTTGGCCGCATTGGTGCCGAACCCGTTGCCCTGAAAGAGCCAATTAATAACTTTCATAAAGGCTTGATGGAGGCACAAGACGCCGCTGAAAAACTGCTGGTTGATGCTTATTTTGAGCATTCCTACCAAAAGGCGCTGCAAGCTTTCACCTTGAATTTGGCTGTACCATCGGCTGATAAAGCCAAGCAGGTGCTTGATGCTTTGATTGTCGCCAACAAGAATTATTGGCCGAAACTGCATTAATTGCTAATTTCGTTAGCAGGTAAGTTGTTTAAAATTTGTTATCTGAACTCTAAAAACTTTTTATGAAATGAGGGAGTGAAGAATTATGAAAGAAAAAATGCAAACATTTGGGAAAGCCATGTTGGTTCCCATTTCGCTGGTTGCCTTAGGAGGCTTACTCCTCGGTGTTGGTGGTGCCTTCACTAATGAGGCAACAGTAGCGGCTCTGGGAATTAATTGGGCGAGTTACTCAACTACATTTATATTTAAACTTTTTGAAGTTATTAAGGCCCTAGGGGATGCAATTTTTGGCAATTTGTCTGTTCTATATGCTGTCGGAGTGGCTTTCTCCTTAGCTAAACGAGAAAAGGGTTGGGCTGCCTTTTCTTCGCTGGTTGGCTTTTTGGCCTTGCTGGCCACAATGTCATCTTTATTAACATCACGCGGACTAACAGCCGCTAACACGACTGTTCAGGCGCTGATTAAAAGTGGACTGAGTCCGTTGGCTGCTTCTAAAGAAGCGGCTTTGTATACGACAGAGCTGGGCTTTTTCACCTACCGCACAGGTATTTTTGGTGGTATTTTGATGGGCGTAATTGCTGCTTGGCTGCACAATCGTTTTTATAAGACTAAGCTGCCAACAGCGCTGGCCTTCTTCTCAGGAACAAGAACGGTGCCGATCTTAACCCTGCTTTCTGGGGGTGTTGTCGGAGTTATCTTTTCCTTTGTTTGGCCGACAATCGGAATGCTGTTCAGCGGGTTCTCTGAATTTGTCAAACAGTCAGGGCTCTTTGGTACATTCGTTTACCGGACAGTTTATGAAATATTAGTACCGTTTGGAATGCACCCGATGCTGGGTCTGCCGATTGAATGGTCGGATCTAGGCGGCCGTATGGTAGTTGACGGCAAGTTAGTTGTTGGTAATGCGGCAATTCAGCTGGCTCAGCTTGCTTCACCAGGCTCTGGCAAGCTGCT
Protein-coding regions in this window:
- a CDS encoding 6-phospho-alpha-glucosidase, which codes for MNENAVKVTIAGGGASHTPGIIQALLESQAKFPVAEIRLYDIDEQKNDDMYVIIKGMLKAFKLENIKLIQTTDPEEGFKQVDFVFSQIRVGDLAMREKDEKIPLKYGLVGQETCGAGGFAYGLRSIKGLLEIVEYVQEYAPDAWILNYTNPESLIAEAVRRKFPHAKMLNACDMTISIEETICRNFGYDRKNWIAQYYGLNHFGWYTSIYDKSLKREVMPEIIEKLQKQPMKVASFNANDQSWQNAWNMLSENLRLFPDYLPNNYLEYYLFPDVVVKSSDSNYTRANYVLDTRVKENHQLAEELRAGQRADFDFDFGEHGNYIVDMAASILNDSHERFMLILPNTGSISNLRHDAVVEVPAYVGRIGAEPVALKEPINNFHKGLMEAQDAAEKLLVDAYFEHSYQKALQAFTLNLAVPSADKAKQVLDALIVANKNYWPKLH
- a CDS encoding PTS transporter subunit EIIC translates to MKEKMQTFGKAMLVPISLVALGGLLLGVGGAFTNEATVAALGINWASYSTTFIFKLFEVIKALGDAIFGNLSVLYAVGVAFSLAKREKGWAAFSSLVGFLALLATMSSLLTSRGLTAANTTVQALIKSGLSPLAASKEAALYTTELGFFTYRTGIFGGILMGVIAAWLHNRFYKTKLPTALAFFSGTRTVPILTLLSGGVVGVIFSFVWPTIGMLFSGFSEFVKQSGLFGTFVYRTVYEILVPFGMHPMLGLPIEWSDLGGRMVVDGKLVVGNAAIQLAQLASPGSGKLLVRAFMAGMGVIDFAIFPAIALAMYKTSLPQNKKKVAGLLIPTIVSTMLFGITEPILFTFLFIAPWMYFLVYAPIAGLAEVVTEFCKVSIYQGNLKDWIPFFLRPEKLNMWPYLYIMPIFFVVVFFLFKFLILKFDVKTPGREEDEATVKLYSKEEYNEKVNQEKAAKNGQTVSADADNSLAARIIAGLGGADNIEDLDNCISRLRVVVKDPTKVVDDAVWKRDLEALGVIHLDKGIQIVYGAKVAGIAVDVRDKLGGY